The following proteins are co-located in the Purpureocillium takamizusanense chromosome 10, complete sequence genome:
- a CDS encoding uncharacterized protein (TransMembrane:2 (i20-42o293-316i)~CAZy:GT32~COG:I~EggNog:ENOG503P3JZ): MVKLQMHDGPAPSSRRRHFLWAAVLIAVTCVFWFRHLLYISWTLTTLRASWRNDADDFILSEAHDNFDVTFTNYTRNQLSAAPYEDVVPPILHHIALGTTKDQWRESWQEAVQSCLDLHPGWKSYQWTDDDAAALVADKFPELRDMWENYRYPIERIDALRYMVLYEYGGVILDMDIKCRSSLGPLRRFGFVAPEAYPTGFSISFMMAAKANAFIGEILRNLPVYDKHWFGLPYATVMFSTGGHFASVVHTNQPDRANFKILPGPLHSLNGRVVTPLFEHLGSSSWHSYDAQLITAVGARANLIFFFCVGMALALFMRRRIIRRLRTM, translated from the coding sequence aTGGTCAAGCTGCAGATGCACGAcgggccggcgccctcgtcgaggagacggcaCTTTCTCTGGGCCGCCGTCCTGATAGCCGTCACCTGCGTCTTCTGGTTCCGCCACCTCCTCTACATCTCGTGGACGCTGACGACGCTGCGGGCCAGCTGGcgcaacgacgccgacgactttATCCTCTCCGAGGCACACGACAACTTCGACGTCACCTTTACAAACTACACGCGCAACCagctctccgccgccccctACGAGGACGTGGTGCCACCCATCCTGCACCACATCGCCCTTGGCACGACCAAGGACCAATGGCGCGAGTCGTGGCAGGAGGCGGTCCAGAGCTGCCTCGACCTCCACCCGGGCTGGAAGTCCTATCAGtggaccgacgacgacgcggccgccctgGTGGCGGACAAGTTCcccgagctgcgcgacatgTGGGAGAACTACCGCTACCCCATTGAGCGcatcgacgcgctgcgctACATGGTGCTCTACGAgtacggcggcgtcatcctcgacatGGACATCAAGTGCCGGAGCTCGCTGGGCCCGCTGCGCCgcttcggcttcgtcgcgccCGAGGCCTACCCGACGGGCTTCTCCATCAGcttcatgatggcggccaaggccaacgccTTCATCGGCGAGATCCTGCGCAACCTGCCCGTCTACGACAAGCACTGGTTCGGCCTGCCGTACGCCACCGTCATGTTCAGCACGGGCGGCCACTTTGCCTCGGTCGTCCACACCAACCAGCCCGACCGCGCCAACTTTAAGATTCTGCCGGGGCCGCTGCATAGCCTCAACGGCCGCGTCGTGACGCCCCTGTTCGAGCACCTCGGGAGCTCGTCGTGGCACTCGTACGACGCGCAGCTCATCACGGCGGtcggggcgcgggcgaaCCTGATCTTTTTCTTTTGCGTGGGCATGGCGCTGGCCCTTTTCATGAGGAGGCGCATCATTCGCCGGCTACGGACGATGTAG